A portion of the Mesobacillus jeotgali genome contains these proteins:
- the atpA gene encoding F0F1 ATP synthase subunit alpha, whose protein sequence is MSIKAEEISALIKSQIENYQSEIQVSDVGTVISVGDGIARAHGLDNVMAGELVEFSNGVMGMAQNLEENNVGIIILGPFTDIREGDEVRRTGRIMEVPVGEQLIGRVVNPLGQPVDGMGPINTTKTRPIEYAAPGVMDRKSVHEPLQTGIKAIDALVPIGRGQRELIIGDRQTGKTSVAIDTILNQKGQDMICIYVAIGQKESTVRNAVETLRKHGALEYSIVVTASASQPAPLLYLAPYAGVTMAEDFMYDGKHVLVVYDDLSKQAAAYRELSLLLRRPPGREAYPGDVFYLHSRLLERAAKLSDAKGAGSITALPFIETQAGDVSAYIPTNVISITDGQIFLQSDLFFSGVRPAINAGLSVSRVGGSAQIKAMKSVSGTLRLDLASYRELEAFAQFGSDLDKATQAKLNRGARTVEVLKQDLNKPLSVEKQVAILYALTRGFLDDIPLQDIRRFEAEFLTWLDHNRKEVLDHIRTTKVLPSDDDMAAAINDFKKTFAVSE, encoded by the coding sequence ATGAGCATCAAAGCTGAAGAAATCAGTGCGCTGATAAAATCGCAAATCGAAAATTATCAGTCGGAAATTCAAGTGAGTGATGTGGGTACAGTTATCAGTGTTGGTGACGGTATCGCCCGTGCTCATGGCCTCGACAATGTCATGGCTGGAGAACTTGTTGAATTTTCAAACGGCGTTATGGGTATGGCACAAAACCTGGAAGAAAATAACGTCGGTATCATCATCCTTGGACCTTTCACGGACATCCGCGAAGGTGACGAGGTACGCCGTACGGGCCGCATCATGGAGGTTCCTGTAGGGGAACAGCTTATCGGCCGCGTAGTAAACCCTCTTGGACAGCCAGTAGATGGAATGGGTCCAATCAATACAACTAAAACTCGTCCAATCGAGTACGCTGCACCAGGCGTTATGGACCGTAAATCCGTTCATGAGCCATTGCAGACTGGTATCAAGGCGATCGACGCTCTTGTGCCAATCGGCCGCGGACAGCGTGAATTGATCATCGGTGACCGCCAGACTGGTAAAACATCTGTAGCGATCGATACAATCCTGAACCAAAAAGGCCAGGACATGATCTGTATCTACGTCGCAATCGGACAGAAGGAATCAACTGTACGTAACGCAGTTGAAACTCTCCGTAAGCACGGCGCGTTAGAGTATTCTATCGTTGTTACAGCATCTGCTTCCCAGCCTGCTCCATTGCTATACCTTGCTCCATACGCGGGTGTTACAATGGCTGAAGACTTCATGTACGATGGCAAGCATGTGCTTGTAGTATATGATGACCTTTCAAAACAAGCGGCAGCATACCGTGAACTTTCCTTGCTGCTTCGCCGTCCTCCAGGCCGTGAAGCCTACCCAGGGGATGTATTCTACTTGCACTCACGCTTGCTAGAGCGTGCTGCTAAGTTGAGCGACGCTAAAGGCGCAGGTTCAATCACAGCACTACCGTTCATTGAAACGCAGGCAGGCGACGTTTCTGCTTACATTCCAACGAACGTTATCTCAATCACTGACGGACAGATCTTCTTGCAGTCTGACCTATTCTTCTCTGGGGTACGTCCAGCGATCAACGCAGGTCTTTCTGTATCCCGTGTAGGTGGTTCCGCTCAAATCAAAGCGATGAAGAGTGTATCTGGTACACTGCGTCTTGACCTTGCTTCATACCGTGAATTGGAAGCATTCGCACAATTCGGTTCTGACCTTGATAAAGCAACACAAGCGAAGCTGAATCGCGGTGCCCGTACGGTAGAAGTTCTAAAGCAAGATCTAAACAAGCCGCTATCTGTTGAAAAGCAAGTAGCGATCCTATATGCATTGACTCGCGGCTTCCTTGACGATATTCCATTGCAGGATATCCGCCGCTTTGAAGCTGAATTCCTTACTTGGTTAGACCACAACCGCAAAGAAGTGTTAGACCATATCCGCACAACGAAGGTTCTTCCTTCTGATGACGATATGGCTGCTGCAATCAACGACTTCAAAAAGACGTTTGCAGTATCTGAGTAA
- a CDS encoding NADH-quinone oxidoreductase subunit D, whose translation MIRTEEMLLNVGPQHPSTHGVFRLVLKIDGEIIIEAKPVIGYLHRGTEKLAENLQYTQIIPYTDRMDYVSAMTNNYVICHAVETMMGVQIPERAEYLRVLAMELNRVASHLLWWGTFILDFGATSPLLYAFRDREMILNLLNELSGARLTFNYMRVGGVKWDAPEGWIEKVADFVPYLREQLKGYHQLVSGNEIFLNRTKNIGTYTKEDAINYSLSGPNLRSTGVKWDLRKDEPYSIYDRFDFDVVTREEGDALARYYVRMGEIEESLKIIEQAVQQFPKEGEIMAKVPKIIKAPKGEAFVRIEGSRGEIGCYISSDGKKEPYRLKFRRPSFYNLQILPKLLEGESISNLIAILGAVDIVLGEVDG comes from the coding sequence GTGATACGCACAGAAGAAATGCTCTTGAACGTGGGCCCGCAGCACCCTAGTACACACGGTGTATTCCGCCTCGTTCTGAAAATTGACGGTGAAATCATCATTGAAGCGAAGCCGGTCATCGGCTATTTGCACCGCGGGACTGAAAAGCTTGCAGAAAACCTGCAATATACACAAATCATTCCGTATACAGACCGGATGGACTACGTTTCAGCCATGACGAACAACTATGTCATCTGCCATGCAGTGGAAACGATGATGGGCGTCCAGATTCCGGAACGCGCTGAATATTTAAGGGTACTTGCGATGGAGTTGAACAGGGTTGCCAGCCACCTGCTTTGGTGGGGGACATTCATCCTCGACTTCGGTGCTACAAGCCCGTTGCTTTATGCATTCCGTGACCGGGAAATGATCCTGAATCTGCTCAATGAACTTTCGGGTGCTCGTCTGACGTTCAACTACATGCGTGTAGGCGGCGTTAAATGGGATGCTCCGGAGGGCTGGATTGAAAAGGTAGCAGATTTCGTTCCGTACCTGAGGGAACAGCTGAAGGGATACCATCAGCTTGTATCCGGCAATGAAATCTTCCTGAACCGTACAAAGAATATCGGTACATATACGAAGGAAGATGCAATCAACTATTCATTGAGCGGCCCGAACCTTCGTTCAACCGGCGTCAAGTGGGATTTGCGCAAGGATGAGCCGTATTCAATTTATGACCGCTTCGACTTCGACGTCGTCACTCGCGAAGAAGGCGATGCACTTGCCCGTTATTACGTGAGGATGGGCGAAATTGAGGAATCACTGAAAATTATTGAACAGGCTGTGCAGCAATTCCCGAAAGAGGGAGAGATCATGGCCAAGGTTCCGAAAATCATCAAGGCACCAAAAGGGGAAGCGTTTGTCCGGATCGAGGGCTCCCGAGGCGAAATCGGCTGCTATATATCCAGCGATGGCAAAAAAGAGCCATACCGCCTCAAGTTCAGAAGGCCGAGCTTCTATAATCTGCAAATCCTCCCTAAACTGCTAGAAGGAGAAAGCATCTCAAATCTGATTGCAATTTTAGGAGCGGTTGATATCGTTCTTGGGGAGGTAGACGGATAA
- a CDS encoding NuoB/complex I 20 kDa subunit family protein, translating to MDLKLDDFSPEEVAELQRNVFVTTLEQVKGWARSNSMWPMTFGLACCAIEMMASSSAHYDLDRFGTFYRNSPRQSDVMIVSGTVTKKMAPTVRRLYDQLAEPKWVIAMGSCATAGGPYVKSYSVVKGVDQIVPVDVYIPGCPPNPAALIYGINKLKEKIRYEAKTGKKVI from the coding sequence ATGGATTTAAAATTGGATGATTTCTCACCCGAAGAAGTGGCTGAACTCCAAAGGAACGTATTCGTGACAACTCTTGAGCAGGTTAAAGGCTGGGCGCGAAGCAACTCTATGTGGCCGATGACATTCGGACTTGCATGCTGCGCAATCGAAATGATGGCATCCAGCTCGGCTCACTATGACCTTGACCGTTTCGGGACTTTTTACCGGAACTCACCGCGTCAGTCTGATGTCATGATTGTGTCAGGAACTGTGACAAAGAAAATGGCTCCAACTGTCCGCAGGCTGTACGACCAGCTGGCAGAACCGAAGTGGGTAATCGCAATGGGTTCATGCGCAACTGCAGGCGGTCCATATGTAAAATCATACTCAGTTGTAAAAGGGGTCGACCAGATCGTACCTGTCGATGTTTATATACCGGGATGCCCGCCGAATCCAGCAGCATTAATTTACGGAATCAATAAACTTAAAGAGAAAATCCGTTACGAGGCGAAAACCGGGAAGAAGGTGATCTAA
- a CDS encoding NADH-quinone oxidoreductase subunit C, with protein sequence MSGEKDLEQIKREAAAKAKELAKQRQAAKQSGEGNDPKKVAEKVAEPEVKENEEMAAAPAGDEADLAKKKAAAAAKAKAAALAKMKAREQAGEAPETAESKEEISAPVEGQDADLAKKKAAAAAKAKAAALAKMKAAGQAGAEAEAEVPAALETSTASTDDDDLAKKKAAAVAKAKAAAAAKRKAQSEAAGETEAPSDDDDLAKKKAAAVAKAKAAAAAKRKAQEAAGGADASTDDDDLAKKKAAAVAKAKAAAAAKAKAAAGGGSADDEKAKAIAAAKAKAAAAAKAKSAAGAKAGAEEPVEEKKPSPNQPYLDKYVKAITDNLGDDILEDSYINPLSKDVPTLVAKKESYYRLAEFLKYNELLGFDYLSEIHGSDFQTHMEVYVHLYSYKNRQSVALKVKLDREQPVIESLANLWAGANWPECEAYDLLGIKFEGHPNLHRIMLGEDWVGHPLRKDYEPYDVEV encoded by the coding sequence ATGAGCGGGGAAAAGGATCTTGAGCAGATAAAGAGAGAAGCAGCGGCAAAAGCCAAAGAACTGGCGAAACAGCGCCAGGCCGCTAAGCAATCAGGGGAAGGAAATGACCCGAAAAAGGTTGCCGAGAAAGTCGCAGAACCTGAAGTGAAGGAAAACGAAGAAATGGCAGCTGCACCTGCTGGTGATGAAGCTGACCTTGCGAAAAAGAAAGCCGCCGCAGCAGCGAAAGCGAAGGCAGCTGCACTGGCGAAAATGAAAGCAAGAGAGCAGGCTGGAGAAGCCCCAGAAACAGCAGAATCAAAGGAAGAGATTTCTGCTCCAGTTGAAGGCCAGGACGCTGATTTGGCCAAGAAGAAAGCAGCGGCAGCAGCAAAGGCAAAAGCAGCTGCACTGGCAAAGATGAAAGCAGCGGGCCAGGCAGGTGCAGAAGCTGAGGCAGAAGTGCCAGCAGCACTGGAAACATCAACCGCATCAACAGATGATGATGACCTTGCGAAAAAGAAAGCCGCAGCTGTAGCAAAAGCAAAGGCAGCAGCGGCAGCTAAAAGAAAAGCGCAGTCAGAAGCAGCTGGAGAAACGGAAGCACCTTCGGATGACGATGACCTCGCTAAAAAGAAAGCCGCAGCAGTAGCGAAAGCAAAAGCCGCAGCGGCAGCAAAACGGAAAGCACAGGAGGCAGCAGGAGGAGCAGATGCTTCAACAGATGATGATGATCTTGCGAAAAAGAAAGCCGCAGCAGTAGCGAAGGCAAAGGCTGCCGCAGCAGCAAAAGCGAAAGCCGCAGCCGGCGGAGGATCAGCTGATGACGAGAAAGCGAAAGCGATTGCAGCAGCCAAAGCAAAAGCTGCCGCTGCCGCGAAGGCGAAGTCAGCAGCCGGTGCAAAAGCAGGAGCAGAAGAACCTGTTGAAGAGAAGAAGCCATCTCCAAACCAGCCTTACCTTGATAAATATGTAAAAGCAATCACCGACAATCTTGGCGATGACATTTTGGAAGATTCCTATATTAACCCTCTTTCAAAGGATGTCCCTACCCTTGTCGCAAAGAAAGAATCCTATTATAGACTGGCCGAATTCCTTAAGTACAACGAACTATTAGGCTTCGATTATCTGTCAGAGATCCACGGCAGTGATTTCCAGACACATATGGAAGTGTATGTTCACTTGTACTCATACAAAAACAGGCAGTCAGTTGCGTTAAAAGTCAAGCTTGACCGCGAACAGCCGGTCATTGAGTCACTAGCGAACCTGTGGGCAGGAGCAAACTGGCCGGAGTGTGAAGCATACGACCTGCTTGGCATTAAATTCGAAGGCCATCCAAACCTCCATCGCATCATGCTTGGTGAAGACTGGGTCGGCCACCCATTGAGAAAAGACTATGAACCGTATGATGTGGAGGTGTAG
- a CDS encoding F0F1 ATP synthase subunit delta — protein MSNSTVAKRYALALFQIASEKQALPQVEDELRTVKEVFVNNPELTAFLKSPKLPNEKKKEVLKQAFGSVSTYVLNTLMILVDRHREDQIADVADQFIALANDAKGVAEAKVYSVQPLSAEQAEAISASFAPQVGKQSLQIENIVDSNLLGGVKLRIGNRIFDGSLRGKLDRLERKLLG, from the coding sequence ATGAGCAACTCGACAGTAGCAAAGCGCTATGCCCTGGCACTTTTTCAAATCGCTTCTGAAAAGCAGGCTCTCCCGCAGGTTGAGGATGAGCTTCGCACAGTAAAAGAAGTATTCGTGAACAATCCTGAATTGACTGCTTTCCTAAAGTCTCCAAAACTTCCAAATGAGAAGAAGAAAGAGGTATTGAAGCAAGCATTCGGATCTGTAAGCACATATGTCCTTAATACTCTGATGATCCTGGTTGACCGCCACCGCGAAGACCAGATCGCAGACGTTGCTGACCAGTTCATCGCCCTTGCGAATGACGCAAAAGGCGTGGCTGAAGCAAAAGTCTATAGTGTCCAGCCTCTCTCGGCTGAGCAGGCTGAAGCCATTTCAGCTTCGTTCGCACCGCAGGTTGGCAAACAGTCACTTCAAATTGAAAACATTGTAGATTCCAATTTACTTGGAGGCGTAAAGCTTCGTATTGGAAACCGCATTTTTGACGGCAGCTTGCGCGGCAAGCTCGATCGTTTAGAACGTAAATTGCTAGGCTAA
- the atpD gene encoding F0F1 ATP synthase subunit beta, producing MNKGRVLQVMGPVVDVKFESGNLPEIYNALKIVTSDADVTIELTLEVALHLGDDTVRTIAMSSTDGLKRGVEVLDTGAPISVPVGDVTLGRVFNVLGESIDLDAPIAADSRRDSIHREAPTFEQLSTEVEILETGIKVVDLLAPYIKGGKIGLFGGAGVGKTVLIQELINNIAQEHSGISVFAGVGERTREGNDLYHEMTDSGVIKQTAMVFGQMNEPPGARMRVALTGLTMAEYFRDEQGQDVLFFMDNIFRFTQAGSEVSALLGRMPSAVGYQPTLATEMGKLQERITSTNVGSVTSIQAIYVPADDYTDPAPATTFAHLDATTNLERKLSEMGIYPAVDPLASTSRALTPEIVGEEHYSVARRVQQTLQRYRELQDIIAILGMDELSDDDKLIVHRARRVQFYLSQNFHVAEQFTGQPGSYVPVKETVKGFAEILDGKYDHLPEDAFRLVGRIEEVIENAKRMGVEV from the coding sequence ATGAACAAAGGACGCGTTCTCCAGGTTATGGGTCCGGTTGTTGACGTTAAGTTTGAAAGCGGCAATCTTCCAGAGATCTATAACGCTTTGAAAATTGTAACCAGCGATGCGGATGTGACCATCGAATTAACTCTTGAAGTAGCCCTTCACTTAGGCGATGACACAGTTCGTACGATCGCGATGTCTTCCACAGACGGCCTTAAGCGTGGCGTCGAAGTATTAGATACAGGTGCTCCAATCTCCGTTCCGGTTGGGGACGTAACACTAGGACGTGTATTCAACGTATTGGGTGAGTCAATCGACCTTGACGCTCCAATCGCTGCTGATTCACGCCGTGATTCAATCCACAGGGAAGCTCCAACATTCGAACAGCTTTCTACTGAGGTTGAAATCCTTGAGACAGGTATCAAGGTAGTTGACCTTCTTGCTCCATACATCAAGGGTGGTAAAATCGGATTGTTCGGTGGTGCCGGTGTAGGTAAAACTGTACTTATCCAGGAATTGATCAACAACATCGCTCAAGAACACAGCGGTATCTCCGTATTCGCAGGTGTTGGTGAGCGTACTCGTGAAGGTAATGACCTTTACCACGAAATGACTGATTCTGGCGTTATCAAGCAAACTGCGATGGTATTCGGACAGATGAACGAGCCGCCAGGAGCACGTATGCGTGTTGCCCTGACTGGTCTTACAATGGCAGAATACTTCCGTGATGAGCAAGGACAGGACGTTCTTTTCTTCATGGATAACATCTTCCGTTTCACGCAAGCAGGTTCCGAGGTTTCCGCGCTGCTTGGCCGTATGCCATCTGCGGTAGGTTACCAGCCGACTCTTGCAACTGAAATGGGTAAATTGCAGGAACGTATCACATCTACTAACGTAGGTTCTGTTACTTCCATCCAGGCAATCTACGTACCAGCCGATGACTACACTGACCCGGCTCCGGCTACGACTTTCGCTCACTTGGATGCAACAACAAACCTTGAGCGTAAGCTTTCTGAAATGGGTATCTACCCTGCGGTGGATCCGCTTGCTTCGACTTCACGTGCATTGACACCTGAAATCGTTGGCGAAGAGCACTACTCAGTAGCTCGCCGCGTACAGCAAACATTGCAGCGTTATAGAGAACTTCAGGACATCATTGCGATTCTTGGTATGGATGAGCTTTCTGACGATGATAAGCTAATCGTACACCGTGCTCGCCGTGTCCAGTTCTACCTGTCACAAAACTTCCACGTAGCTGAGCAGTTCACAGGACAGCCAGGATCTTACGTGCCAGTTAAAGAAACAGTTAAAGGATTCGCAGAAATCCTTGACGGAAAATATGACCACCTTCCAGAAGATGCATTCCGCCTAGTTGGCCGAATCGAAGAAGTTATCGAGAATGCAAAACGTATGGGTGTAGAGGTCTAA
- a CDS encoding F0F1 ATP synthase subunit B, whose translation MLTMNFVLGAASGLNTGDILFQLVMFLVLLALLKKFAWGPLMGIMKEREEHIAGEIGAAEKSRAEAQKLLEEQREMLKQARAEAQGLIENAKKQGDVQRDEIIALARTESDRIKESAKLEIEQQKEQAVAAIREQVASLSVLIASKVIEKEISAADQEKLINEYIQEAGNAR comes from the coding sequence GTGTTAACAATGAATTTTGTATTGGGAGCGGCTTCCGGCCTTAATACTGGAGATATTTTGTTCCAGCTTGTTATGTTCCTTGTTTTGTTGGCATTGCTCAAAAAGTTCGCTTGGGGTCCATTAATGGGCATCATGAAGGAACGTGAAGAGCATATTGCTGGCGAAATCGGAGCGGCTGAAAAGAGCCGTGCAGAAGCACAGAAACTTTTGGAAGAACAGCGTGAAATGCTTAAGCAGGCACGCGCAGAAGCACAGGGCTTAATTGAAAACGCGAAGAAGCAGGGCGATGTTCAGCGTGATGAAATCATTGCACTGGCACGCACTGAATCTGACAGAATCAAAGAATCTGCGAAGCTTGAAATCGAGCAGCAGAAGGAGCAGGCTGTTGCGGCAATCCGCGAACAAGTGGCTTCTCTATCTGTCTTGATTGCTTCTAAAGTAATCGAGAAGGAAATCTCTGCAGCTGACCAGGAAAAGCTCATCAATGAATATATTCAAGAGGCGGGTAATGCCCGATGA
- the nuoH gene encoding NADH-quinone oxidoreductase subunit NuoH, which yields MVQELLESSAGLMNFSIFFILAVVLLFVILGFVTMAILAERKVLGFMQGRYGPAHVGGKWGLLQSVADVVKLLVKEDLIPKAADKPLFIIAPVIAFAPSFMVMATIPLTDRLQFADLNVGFLYYIAISGLTIVGMLMAGWASNNKYSLLGGMRAAAQMISYEIPLVMSVLGIVLLSGSLNLNDIVETQQNSGWFILWQPIAFIVFFIAATAELNRVPFDLAEAENELVAGFHTEYSGFRWAMFMLAEYVYMFAMSALITVLFLGGWLPLPFLGFIPGAVWFALKFSLVVYILIWFRATFPRIRADQLMEFAWKVLLPVALANIFLSALIKEIFTNFF from the coding sequence ATGGTTCAGGAGCTACTCGAATCAAGCGCAGGCCTCATGAACTTCAGTATTTTCTTTATCCTCGCCGTCGTCCTGCTGTTCGTGATCCTTGGATTCGTAACAATGGCGATTCTGGCAGAGAGGAAAGTACTGGGTTTTATGCAGGGCCGTTATGGTCCAGCCCATGTCGGCGGTAAATGGGGGCTGTTGCAATCCGTAGCCGACGTTGTAAAGCTTCTTGTAAAAGAAGACTTGATTCCAAAGGCAGCAGATAAGCCGCTGTTCATCATTGCACCGGTCATCGCGTTCGCGCCATCCTTCATGGTCATGGCAACAATACCTTTGACCGACAGACTGCAATTTGCCGATTTGAATGTTGGATTCCTGTACTATATCGCTATATCAGGACTGACGATTGTCGGTATGCTGATGGCAGGCTGGGCATCCAACAATAAATACTCACTGCTTGGCGGTATGCGTGCCGCGGCCCAGATGATTTCCTACGAAATCCCGCTGGTCATGAGCGTTTTGGGAATTGTCCTGTTATCGGGAAGCCTTAACCTGAATGATATCGTTGAAACACAGCAGAACAGCGGCTGGTTCATCCTTTGGCAGCCAATAGCGTTCATCGTATTCTTCATCGCCGCTACTGCCGAATTGAACAGGGTGCCATTTGACCTTGCAGAGGCGGAAAACGAGCTTGTTGCCGGTTTCCACACAGAGTATTCTGGATTCCGCTGGGCGATGTTCATGCTGGCTGAATATGTGTATATGTTTGCAATGTCTGCTTTGATAACCGTTTTATTCCTTGGAGGCTGGCTGCCGCTGCCATTCCTCGGCTTCATACCTGGGGCTGTCTGGTTCGCGCTTAAGTTTAGCCTGGTCGTATACATCCTGATCTGGTTCCGTGCCACGTTCCCGCGTATCCGCGCAGACCAGCTGATGGAATTCGCATGGAAAGTGCTTTTGCCGGTTGCACTGGCAAACATCTTCCTGTCTGCATTGATTAAAGAAATTTTCACTAATTTTTTCTAA
- a CDS encoding F0F1 ATP synthase subunit gamma, with product MASLRDIKNRITSTKKTSQITKAMEMVSAAKWNRGVMNAKAFVPYMEKIQEVTASIAMGSKDSNHPMLNSRPVKKTGYLVITSDRGLAGAYNSNVLRQLYQTIQKRHKSNDEFAIIAIGRVGRDFFQSRGMNVVLDIVGIADQPSFSEIQDIASNTVGMFSDGTFDELYIYYSHYLSAISQEVTEKKLLPLTDIGAASTKLTSYEFEPNAEEILEVLLPQYAESLIYGALLDSKASEHAARMTAMRNATDNAKELINSLSLSYNRARQAAITQEITEIVGGAAALE from the coding sequence ATGGCATCTTTACGCGATATAAAAAACCGTATTACTTCGACTAAAAAGACGAGCCAGATTACCAAGGCAATGGAGATGGTATCCGCCGCTAAATGGAACCGCGGGGTAATGAACGCGAAAGCATTCGTACCTTACATGGAAAAAATCCAGGAAGTGACTGCCTCAATCGCAATGGGCAGCAAGGATTCCAACCACCCAATGCTGAACAGCCGTCCAGTCAAGAAGACGGGTTATCTAGTGATTACATCTGACCGCGGACTAGCAGGTGCTTACAACAGTAACGTCCTTCGCCAGCTGTATCAGACAATCCAGAAACGCCATAAATCAAATGACGAGTTTGCGATCATCGCGATCGGGCGTGTCGGCCGTGACTTTTTCCAGAGTCGTGGCATGAACGTTGTCCTAGACATCGTCGGCATTGCAGACCAGCCGTCCTTCTCTGAAATCCAGGATATCGCCAGCAACACAGTTGGCATGTTCTCGGACGGAACATTTGATGAATTATATATTTACTACAGCCATTACCTCAGCGCGATTTCTCAAGAAGTAACTGAGAAGAAGCTGCTTCCGTTAACGGACATTGGCGCTGCTTCAACAAAGCTTACCTCTTATGAATTTGAACCAAACGCTGAGGAGATCCTGGAAGTTCTCTTGCCGCAGTATGCAGAAAGCTTGATTTACGGGGCGCTGCTTGATAGTAAAGCAAGTGAACACGCTGCTCGTATGACAGCCATGAGAAACGCTACGGATAACGCGAAAGAGCTGATCAATTCACTCAGCTTGAGCTACAACCGTGCGCGTCAGGCTGCTATTACCCAGGAAATCACCGAGATCGTCGGTGGAGCTGCAGCGCTCGAATAG
- the nuoI gene encoding NADH-quinone oxidoreductase subunit NuoI, producing MLGWTKGLAYTLKQLTREKLTYDYPNEPIPLPDRFRGIQKFYPEKCIVCNQCANICPTECINLTGKKHPDPTKKGKIIDTYDINFELCILCDLCTEVCPTEAIIMTNNFELAEYSRDDLFKNLEWLDENDENIRKVNKA from the coding sequence GTGCTAGGATGGACAAAAGGATTAGCTTATACCCTAAAACAATTGACTCGCGAAAAGCTGACTTACGATTATCCGAACGAACCGATTCCGCTTCCGGACAGATTCCGCGGGATCCAGAAGTTTTATCCTGAAAAATGCATCGTCTGCAACCAGTGTGCCAATATTTGCCCGACTGAATGCATTAACTTGACTGGTAAAAAGCATCCTGATCCAACGAAAAAAGGCAAGATCATTGATACGTATGATATCAACTTCGAACTTTGCATCCTCTGTGATTTGTGTACAGAAGTATGCCCGACTGAAGCGATCATCATGACGAACAACTTTGAGCTTGCTGAATACAGCCGGGATGACTTATTCAAGAACCTGGAATGGCTTGATGAAAATGACGAGAATATACGGAAGGTGAATAAAGCATGA
- a CDS encoding F0F1 ATP synthase subunit epsilon, with product MKTIKVSVVTPDGPVYESDVEMVSTKASTGELGILPGHIPMVAPLQIGAVRLKNGSNNEFIAVSGGFLEVRPEQVTILAQSAEQSSEIDLERALRAKERAEQRLHERKQENIDFKRAELALQRAINRITVAERRI from the coding sequence ATGAAGACGATTAAAGTCAGTGTTGTTACTCCCGATGGGCCGGTGTATGAATCAGATGTTGAAATGGTGAGCACAAAAGCAAGCACAGGCGAGCTTGGAATCTTGCCAGGCCACATTCCAATGGTTGCACCGCTACAAATTGGCGCTGTCCGTTTGAAAAATGGCAGCAATAACGAGTTCATTGCAGTCAGCGGCGGGTTCCTTGAGGTCCGTCCTGAGCAGGTAACCATCCTTGCTCAATCTGCAGAACAATCATCTGAAATCGATCTTGAACGTGCATTAAGAGCAAAAGAACGCGCTGAACAACGCCTGCATGAAAGAAAGCAGGAGAACATTGACTTCAAGCGTGCAGAACTTGCCCTTCAGCGTGCGATCAACCGTATTACAGTTGCAGAACGCAGAATTTAA
- a CDS encoding NADH-quinone oxidoreductase subunit A codes for MEQLNLYQNNYLIVFVFLCLGVLLPIVALFAAKLLRPKYKQDERKYTTYESGMEPFSDARVQFNVRYYVFALMFVIFDVETAFLYPWAVAYEKLGIFALIEMLIFVVMLLIGLIYAWKKKVLKWI; via the coding sequence ATGGAACAGTTGAATCTATATCAAAATAACTATTTGATAGTCTTTGTGTTCCTATGTCTCGGGGTATTGCTTCCAATCGTCGCCTTATTTGCGGCAAAGCTTCTGCGGCCGAAATACAAGCAGGACGAGCGGAAATATACCACCTACGAGAGCGGGATGGAACCGTTCAGCGATGCACGGGTCCAGTTTAATGTCCGTTATTATGTGTTTGCCCTTATGTTCGTTATTTTTGATGTAGAAACAGCGTTTTTGTATCCATGGGCTGTCGCCTATGAAAAGCTGGGGATTTTCGCATTGATTGAAATGCTGATTTTCGTCGTAATGCTTCTCATCGGACTCATCTACGCATGGAAAAAGAAGGTGCTAAAATGGATTTAA